In Sphingomonas profundi, the sequence ACATGAGCCCGGACGAGTATCGTCGGAAGTGGGGCCTCCCGAGCGATTACCCGATGGTGGCGCCGAACTATGCCGAGAAGCGTCGGACCCTCGCGCACTCGATTGGCCTGGGTCGCAAGAGCGCTCCGGCAGAGACACCGGCCCCAGAGCCGGAGCCTGAGGAGGTCGTAGCGCCGGCGCCGAGGGCAAAGCGTGGTCGGCCGGCGAAGGTCGCCGCGCCGGCCCCCACCGAGGAGCCCGTCCGCAAGCCGCGCGCGAAGAAGGTGAGCGGTGCCGAGGCGCTCGCGAAGGCCCGGGGGGAAACGGTCGAAGGTTGATTTCGAGGGGCGGACGACGGACGAGGCCAAGCCTCGCTCGTCGCCCTTCATCTCGCTGGCGCCAGTCTCCATCCGTGCTACCGCCACGGATGAAGATAGATGGCACGATCGCCGATAACCTGAGGCTGGCCGTGGGGAGCGCGAAGCGGCTGCGCGGGCACCCGGTCTATCCCGACACGATCGCCTTCTGGCGCGAGCTTCTTGACAAGGCTGCCGTGCACGGGGCAATACCGCCGGGCCAGCGCTCGCAGCGCTCGAAACCTTGCTCGAGACGCTCGAGCGCGAGCTTGCGGGTCGGCCTCCGCCGACCACGTAAGGAGTCCCGGGCGGCCGGTCGTATGTGGGGCCGCTTTACGCCGCGATCGCTTCTGTGCCCGACAACGCCGTATCCACGCCGGCTAACGCCGCCCGCGCCACCGCCGCCGCATGCTGCCGCCCGTAGGCCGGGCTCCCGCCAAACGCCTCGCGCAACACCCGATCGGTGACGCACGCCAGCTCCTGCGGGTCTGGCGACCTGCCCTCGATAATGCACGCCAGCAGGGCGCGCGGGAATATGCGGTGCATCGTCGCTCTCCTTTTGTGCCCGCCGCTCGGTGGCCCGCGGTTAGTCAGCCACATAGCAAGTTCTTGCGGAATTCGCGACGGCTTCGGCACGCCGCGGGCGGTGCCTTCCCCAGCGACCGCCTACGCAGGCCCTCAACTGCTTTGACAGCCGCTGTCAGACGCAGCGGTGACGGCTCTGGGATTATGGGGCCGAGGACGGCTTGCGGCGTCTTGTAGGTCGGCCTGCCCGATCAGACCGTCCGTGACCGCCCAACCTCCGCCTTATTTCCCGCCTTCCCGGCGGAATCCTCCTGATCGCCGCGGCGTACTCAGCCGCCAGCACGATCACCCAAAACTCCACGCCGGCCCACTCGCCCTTGGCGGCGCCCTGCGCCACGTCCATCGCTAGGAACGCGACCGCCAGCAGTCGGAACACCATAGAGCTGCGTGTCGGCCAGTCGGCCCGCAGCGACGCGGTGACCATCATCACCACGCTCATCACGCCGAACATGATGGCGGAGCCGAGGGTGTCGGCCCGCCACAGCCCGTCCAGCGCGGCGACGAACCAGAACAGGCGCGACACTGCGTACTGGGTCTGGCCAATGCGCTGGCAGAGCTTGACGATCGGCGGGACGAACAGGGTGGCGCCGATCCAGCAGTCGATGCGGGCAAGGATCATGGGGGGGGGATGTAAGGCGTCGTGGGTGGATGTGCCATCCGTGGGAAAGCGGAGCTTGCCAGGCAGATTGGGCAGCTCGGCGCCAGGCTGGCCTAAAAGGCAGGTCTGCGGATCCCACCAGCGGCCATTGTGACGCGGACTTCAGACACTTGGACAGCAGCGAAAAACTGTCGGGTGATCGTTAATGTCAGCGCCGACTGGTTTTGACACTTGAGTTATGAGCTGAAAGAATGATCAAGTCGGGGGGGGGGGGACGCAGCAGTTATTCGCACCGGTTGATAGCACCGTGTCTTCGTTCGATGCCCATGCGACGAGCGGTGCCGCTAAGATTGCAGCATGGACGAAACCTAAATAAGGAGCGATGATCGAGCGATGGCAATCACATACAACATCGGCTTTCAGACTCCGACCAGCTATGTCTCTCTCCCAATTTCGGCAGGCTCCACAACGTTGGTTGCTGGTCCAAATGGGGTTGGGAAATCTGCGCTGCTCGCTGCTTTGTTTCGCTCTCTACCACAGGGGGTAGCAACATATTTGCCAGGACATCGCCAGATAAACTTCAATAACGGCTGGGAGACAATAGGCCAGGACGCTGCTCAACTCGTCAAGAACATGTTCCAGCATGTTGATGCTTTCAACCGTTATAAAGGCGCTTGGGCGGAGGACCAGTTTAAGACGACCGTCCGCCGGCTTCTACATGCCGAGGCAGCGTACAATCGCGACTTTCGGCATAGCTTTGCGCAAGGTTATTACGACAGCAGGGAGGCAGGATCACTACGGCTAAGCCCGATAGACACGTTAAACCTAGTTTTTGAAGGCGCTCGTCTCCCTGTACGATTTACGTTGACGGCGGATGGCCTTTCCGCAGCGCGGGAGGGAGCGACATACCCTATTGACGCAATGTCTGATGGAGAGCGAGCTGCACTCTTTATTGTCTCGGTTATTGTTACTCATCAGACGATACCGTTGTTCTGATTGATGAGCCAGAAAAACATTTACATCCTAGCATTACCGCCCTTTTATTGGATGCGTGCATCAGGGCCCGACCAGAAGTCTCGATTGTTGTTTCATCTCATGACGTGTTCCTAATTGAGAGATTATCCCCGACACACGTCATACATATCCGAAACTCAACCGTAACAAACATAAATCCGGAACATCGTGTTTTTGATGCTCGTGTTATCGAAGATATAGAAAGCGTCCCCGAAGACCTGAGAACAGCCCTCCTAGGATCAAGGCGGGAGATCCTATTTGTTGAAGGAGAAGGTGGATCGCGCGACTTAGCGCTTTACAGCCATGTGTACGAAAGCGTTAAGGTTGCTCCCCGGGGAGGGCATGGAAAGGTACAAGAGGCTGTTGGTGCTTTAAAGAGTCTCGTGGAGCAACATTGGCTTGTTCCGTATGTAATTATAGATGGCGACGGGCGTAGTTTCGACGAGCGGATGAGACTCGCAGCGAAAAATATCTTTGTGCTTCCAAACCCGACCATCGAAAACATATTTTTCTATGACGAGATGATATCGTGTTTTGTTGATGCTGATATTGCGTTCTCGGGTGGACCGACA encodes:
- a CDS encoding MucR family transcriptional regulator — encoded protein: MSDENINPEIEGIVALTADIVSAHVSNNNVPVADLPTLISSVYAALTGLDAAPEPEPVKQEPAVSLRASVKPDYIVCLEDGKKLKMLKRYLRTNFDMSPDEYRRKWGLPSDYPMVAPNYAEKRRTLAHSIGLGRKSAPAETPAPEPEPEEVVAPAPRAKRGRPAKVAAPAPTEEPVRKPRAKKVSGAEALAKARGETVEG
- a CDS encoding ATP-binding cassette domain-containing protein yields the protein MAITYNIGFQTPTSYVSLPISAGSTTLVAGPNGVGKSALLAALFRSLPQGVATYLPGHRQINFNNGWETIGQDAAQLVKNMFQHVDAFNRYKGAWAEDQFKTTVRRLLHAEAAYNRDFRHSFAQGYYDSREAGSLRLSPIDTLNLVFEGARLPVRFTLTADGLSAAREGATYPIDAMSDGERAALFIVSVIVTHQTIPLF
- a CDS encoding DUF4435 domain-containing protein translates to MDEPEKHLHPSITALLLDACIRARPEVSIVVSSHDVFLIERLSPTHVIHIRNSTVTNINPEHRVFDARVIEDIESVPEDLRTALLGSRREILFVEGEGGSRDLALYSHVYESVKVAPRGGHGKVQEAVGALKSLVEQHWLVPYVIIDGDGRSFDERMRLAAKNIFVLPNPTIENIFFYDEMISCFVDADIAFSGGPTLEARIATMADRCRETAARDKPEIIALRTSWLLERTLSEAKLSPSAIKAAHLTPITIDLRSIEQLARREIELVIDSGDWRRILQCIPIKKTGLPNEAAKALGASSFAE